A window of the Oncorhynchus kisutch isolate 150728-3 unplaced genomic scaffold, Okis_V2 Okis02a-Okis13b_hom, whole genome shotgun sequence genome harbors these coding sequences:
- the LOC109885255 gene encoding mucin-2 isoform X1, whose amino-acid sequence MMRSTALFCLLSVSGLCYLTLSISPPQYHYISLQMNYSQAQTYCRDMYTDLATIYNSGDLDRLVQLVPNGTASVWIGLEFGDEFEWHWSLPDQRNIEFFNWRAAEPKQNNTQDSCAAMDPNGQWFEDNCQIKRGFVCFDGKNASNSHIFIDDSKTWREAQDHCRGTYTDLASIRSREENHHVQNMSLSQSMWIGLFKDPWKWSDGSNSSYRFWKTNQPNNFRGDQNCTSVILNDNKWNVQWCNISWGFVCHGEMKRPTTQMPPTTPPTATVLATAEQSTTDEVTPKLTTTHFVQIQHILLDLLPTSDQATTVGLPVQNTPSTPVPTTFTTTDQGSIEQLTTKHLTTEHGTTVKKPTTFNTTVNVTKQLTTERLTSDQATIVPVQSNISMPVPTSLISTEHASTEQLATEHLTSDPATPVPVQSNISMPVATTLTREQATTGYIPTSATFNTTVRVSTEHTSSDQAITAPVQNTPSTPVPTRFTTTEQVTTSYIPTSASTAPVQNTPSSSVQTTFNSTEHTSPEQLTTEHLTSGPLTTVPVKKTTTSNTTVHVSTEHLTSDPLTTVPVQIPATFNTTVRVSTEHLTSDPLTTVPVQKPTTSNTTVHVSTEHLTSDQAITEPVQNTPSTPVPTRFTTTEDVSIEQLTTQHVTTQHETTVPVQSIISLSAPTTTEHASTEMLTTGYSTREEATTGYLPTSASASNVQNSPSTPVPTTFNTTEHVSTEQLTTEHVTSDPLTTVPVQSIISSSAPTTTEHISSASASNVQNSPSTPVPTTFNTTEHVSTEHLTSDPLTTVPVQKPTTSNTTEHASTEMLATRYSIREKVTTGYLSTSASTVPVKNSPSTPVPTTFNSTEHTSPEQLSTEHLTSDPLTTVPVQKPTTFNTTVNVTKQLTTERLTSDQATIVPVQSNISMPVPTSLISTEHASTEQLATEHLTSDPATPVPVQSNISMPVATTLTREQATTGYIPTSATFNTTVCVSTEHLTSDPLTTVPVQKPTTSNTTVRVLTEHLTSDQAITEPVQNTPSTPVPTRFTTTEQVSTEQLTTEHVTTQHETTVPVQSNISSSAPTTTEHASTEMLTTGYSTREEATTGYLPTSASASNVQNSPSTPVLTTFNTTEHVSTEHLTSDPLTTVPVQKPTTSNTIEHASPEMLATRYSIREKVTTGYLSTSASTVPVKNSPSTPVPNTFNTTELASTEMLTTEHLTSDLLTTVPVQNNPSTPVQTTFNTTEHASTEHLTSDPLTTVPVQKPTTSNTTVRVSTEHLTSDPLTTVPVQKPTTSNTTVHVSTEQLTTEHLTSDPLTTVPVQKPTTFNTTVNVTKQLTTERLTSDQATIVPVQSNISMPVPTSLISTEHASTEQLANEHLTSDPASPVPVQSNISMPVATTLTREQATTGYIPTSATFNTTVCVSTEHLTSDPLTTVPVQKPTTSNTTVRVSTEHLTSDQAITEPVQNTPSTPVPTRFTTTEDVSIEQLTTQHVTTQHETTEPVQNTPSTPVPTRFTTTEDVSIEQLTTEHLTSDPLTTEPVQNTPSTPVPTRFTTTEDVSIEQLTTQHVTTQHETTEPVQNTPSTPVPTRFTTTEDVSIEQLTTEHLTSDPLTTEPVQNTPSTPVPTRFTTTEDVSIEQLLAENQTTDQVTIGYLPKSASTAPVQNIPSSSVPDTFTTTKQVSTEQLTTQHVTTQHETTVPVQSIISSSAPTTTEHASNEMLTTEHVTSDPLTTVPVQSIISLSAPTSDPLTTVPVQSIISLSAPTTTEHASTEMLTTGYSTREEATTGYLPTSASASNVQNSPSTPVPTTFNTTEHVSTEHLTSDPLTTVPVQKPTTSNTIEHASPEMLATRYSTREKVTTGYLSTSASTVPVKNSPSTPVPNTFNTTELASTEMLTTEHLTSDLLTTVPVQNNPSTPVQTTFNTTEHASTEHLTSHPLTTVPVQKPTTSNTTVHVSTEHLTSDPLTTVPVQKPTTFNTTVNVTKQLTTERLTSDQATIVPVQSNISMPVPTSLISTEHASTEQLANEHLTSDPATPVPVQSNISMPVATTLTREQATTGYIPTSATFKTTVRVSTEHTSSDQAITAPVQNTPSTPVPTRFTTTEQVTTSYIPTSASTAPVQNTRSSSVQTTFNSTEHTSPEQLTTEHLTSGPLTTVPVKKPTTSNTTVRVSTGQLSTRLLTSDPLTTVPVQKPTTSNTTVRVSTEEATPERSTANQATTAYLPATTVPVGNTPSTPVPTTFNTTVHISTEHLTSDPVTTVPVQNSPSTSIPTTFNRTDQVSTEQLTTEHLNTESAPTVPFQSVISSSAPTTTEHASTEQLATEHLTSDPATPVPFQSVISSSAPTATEHASTEMLTTEHSTTEKVTTDFSPTRASNANVQNISSTSLPSTFNTTVHVSTEEATTKHLTTENVKHQSTTETADTEMQHSITQVTTEHTSALHITTVAETAPYSTTEPVSLSTVMPNEYSQGLSPGNLILIHENMTWNEALSYCREHHVDLVSITTELLQYWVTERAANATSSHVWVGLRFTCSFHFWFWIRSDAGCYQNWAPGHGSDSQQDCGIAGAVETTGRQQWVSLEENQRLNFICYKCSGDSGEGLIHP is encoded by the exons ATGATGAGGAGCACTGCACTGTTCTGTCTCCTGTCCGTCTCAG GACTGTGTTACCTGACTCTCAGTATCTCCCCTCCTCAGTATCACTATATTAGCCTTCAAATGAATTATAGCCAAGCCCAGACTTACTGTAGAGACATGTACACTGACTTGGCAACCATCTACAACTCAGGGGATCTGGATAGACTTGTACAATTGGTACCGAATGGTACAGCCAGTGTCTGGATAGGACTGGAGTTTGGAGATGAATTTGAGTGGCACTGGTCATTACCAGATCAGAGAAATATTGAGTTTTTCAACTGGAGGGCAGCAGAGCCGAAGCAAAACAATACTCAAGACAGCTGTGCTGCAATGGATCCAAACGGACAGTGGTTTGAGGATAACTGCCAAATCAAAAGAGGTTTTGTTTGCTTTGATG GGAAAAACGCTAGTAACAGTCACATCTTCATTGATGACAGCAAGACTTGGAGAGAGGCTCAAGACCACTGCCGGGGTACGTATACAGACCTGGCCAGCATACGGTCCAGAGAGGAAAACCATCACGTCCAGAACATGTCACTGTCCCAGAGCATGTGGATTGGTCTCTTCAAAGACccatggaagtggtcagatgggaGCAACTCCTCATACCGCTTCTGGAAAACCAATCAGCCTAACAACTTCAGAGGGGACCAGAACTGTACTTCTGTTATACTCAACGATAACAAGTGGAATGTCCAGTGGTGCAACATCAGTTGGGGGTTTGTCTGCCATGGTG AAATGAAGCGACCAACTACCCAGATGCCACCTACAACTCCTCCCACAGCTACTGTGCTTGCCACTGCTGAACAGTCAACTACAGATGAAGTAACACCTAAGCTAACAACTACCCATTTTGTGCAGATTCAACATATTCTTTTAGATCTTTTACCAACCTCTGACCAAGCAACTACTGTAGGCTTACCTGTTCAAAACACTCCATCTACACCAGTACCAACTACATTCACGACCACAGACCAAGGTTCAATTGAACAGTTAACTACAAAACACCTAACTACCGAACATGGAACTACTGTTAAAAAACCAACTACATTCAATACCACAGTAAATGTTACTAAACAGTTGACTACTGAACGCCTAACGTCTGACCAAGCGACTATTGTACCTGTTCAAAGCAATATCTCAATGCCTGTACCAACTTCATTGATTTCCACAGAACATGCTTCAACTGAACAGTTAGCTACTGAACACCTAACCTCTGACCCAGCAACTCCTGTACCTGTTCAAAGCAATATCTCAATGCCTGTAGCAACTACATTAACTAGAGAGCAAGCAACTACTGGTTACATACCTACAAGCGCTACTTTCAATACCACAGTGCGTGTTTCTACTGAACACACAAGCTCTGATCAAGCAATTACTGCACCTGTCCAAAACACTCCTTCTACACCTGTACCAACTAGATTCACTACCACAGAGCAAGTGACTACTAGTTACATACCTACAAGTGCCTCGACCGCACCTGTCCAAAACACTCCCTCATCGTCTGTACAAACTACATTCAATTCCACAGAACATACTTCACCAGAACAGTTAACTACTGAACACCTAACCTCTGGCCCACTGACTACTGTACCTGTTAAAAAAACAACTACATCCAATACCACAGTGCATGTTTCTACTGAACacctaacctctgacccactgactACTGTACCTGTTCAAATACCAGCTACTTTCAATACCACAGTGCGAGTTTCTACTGAACacctaacctctgacccactgactACTGTACCTGTTCAAAAACCAACTACATCCAATACCACAGTGCATGTTTCTACTGAACACCTAACCTCTGATCAAGCAATTACTGAACCTGTTCAAAACACTCCTTCTACACCTGTACCAACTAGATTCACTACCACAGAGGATGTTTCAATTGAACAGTTAACTACTCAACACGTAACTACACAACATGAAACTACTGTACCTGTTCAAAGCATTATCTCATTGTCTGCACCAACTACCACAGAACATGCTTCAACTGAAATGTTAACTACTGGATACTCAACTAGAGAGGAAGCAACTACTGGTTACTTACCTACAAGTGCTTCTGCTTCAAATGTCCAAAACAGTCCCTCAACACCAGTACCAACCACATTCAACACAACAGAACATGTTTCAACTGAACAGTTAACTACTGAACACGTGACCTCTGACCCACTGACTACTGTACCTGTTCAAAGCATTATCTCATCGTCTGCACCAACTACCACAGAACATATTTCAAGTGCTTCTGCTTCAAATGTCCAAAACAGTCCCTCAACACCAGTACCAACCACATTCAACACAACAGAACATGTTTCAACTGAACacctaacctctgacccactgactACTGTACCTGTTCAAAAACCAACTACATCCAATACCACAGAACATGCTTCAACTGAAATGTTAGCTACTAGATACTCAATTAGAGAGAAAGTGACTACTGGTTACTTATCTACAAGTGCTTCTACTGTCCCTGTCAAAAACAGTCCCTCAACACCAGTACCAACTACATTCAATTCCACAGAACATACTTCACCAGAACAGTTAAGTACTGAACacctaacctctgacccactgactACTGTACCTGTTCAAAAGCCAACTACATTCAATACCACAGTAAATGTTACTAAACAGTTGACTACTGAACGCCTAACGTCTGACCAAGCGACTATTGTACCTGTTCAAAGCAATATCTCAATGCCTGTACCAACTTCATTGATTTCCACAGAACATGCTTCAACTGAACAGTTAGCTACTGAACACCTAACCTCTGACCCAGCAACTCCTGTACCTGTTCAAAGCAATATCTCAATGCCTGTAGCAACTACATTAACTAGAGAGCAAGCAACTACTGGTTACATACCTACAAGCGCTACTTTCAATACCACAGTGTGTGTTTCTACTGAACacctaacctctgacccactgactACTGTACCTGTTCAAAAACCAACTACATCCAATACCACAGTGCGGGTACTTACTGAACACCTAACCTCTGATCAAGCAATTACTGAACCTGTTCAAAACACTCCTTCTACACCTGTACCAACTAGATTCACTACCACAGAGCAAGTTTCAACTGAACAGTTAACTACTGAACACGTAACTACACAACATGAAACTACTGTACCTGTTCAAAGCAATATCTCATCGTCTGCACCAACTACCACAGAACATGCTTCAACTGAAATGTTAACTACTGGATACTCAACTAGAGAGGAAGCAACTACTGGTTACTTACCTACAAGTGCTTCTGCTTCAAATGTCCAAAACAGTCCCTCAACACCAGTACTAACCACATTCAACACAACAGAACATGTTTCAACTGAACacctaacctctgacccactgactACTGTACCTGTTCAAAAACCAACTACATCCAATACCATAGAACATGCTTCACCTGAAATGTTAGCTACTAGATACTCAATTAGAGAGAAAGTGACTACTGGTTACTTATCTACAAGTGCTTCTACTGTCCCTGTCAAAAACAGTCCCTCAACACCAGTACCAAATACATTCAATACCACAGAACTTGCTTCAACTGAAATGTTAACTACTGAACACCTAACCTCTGACCTACTGACTACTGTACCTGTTCAAAACAACCCCTCAACACCAGTACAAACTACATTCAACACCACAGAACATGCTTCAACTGAACacctaacctctgacccactgactACTGTACCTGTTCAAAAACCAACTACATCCAATACCACAGTGCGGGTTTCTACTGAACacctaacctctgacccactgactACTGTACCTGTTCAAAAACCAACTACATCCAATACCACAGTGCATGTTTCTACTGAACAGTTAACTACTGAACacctaacctctgacccactgactACTGTACCTGTTCAAAAGCCAACTACATTCAATACCACAGTAAATGTTACTAAACAGTTGACTACTGAACGCCTAACGTCTGACCAAGCGACTATTGTACCTGTTCAAAGCAATATCTCAATGCCTGTACCAACTTCATTGATTTCCACAGAACATGCTTCAACTGAACAGTTAGCTAATGAACACCTAACCTCTGACCCAGCAAGTCCTGTACCTGTTCAAAGCAATATCTCAATGCCTGTAGCAACTACATTAACTAGAGAGCAAGCAACTACTGGTTACATACCTACAAGCGCTACTTTCAATACCACAGTGTGTGTTTCTACTGAACacctaacctctgacccactgactACTGTACCTGTTCAAAAACCAACTACATCCAATACCACAGTGCGGGTTTCTACTGAACACCTAACCTCTGATCAAGCAATTACTGAACCTGTTCAAAACACTCCTTCTACACCTGTACCAACTAGATTCACTACCACAGAGGATGTTTCAATTGAACAGTTAACTACTCAACACGTAACTACACAACATGAAACTACTGAACCTGTTCAAAACACTCCTTCTACACCTGTACCAACTAGATTCACTACCACAGAGGATGTTTCAATTGAACAGTTAACTACTGAACacctaacctctgacccactgactACTGAACCTGTTCAAAACACTCCTTCTACACCTGTACCAACTAGATTCACTACCACAGAGGATGTTTCAATTGAACAGTTAACTACTCAACACGTAACTACACAACATGAAACTACTGAACCTGTTCAAAACACTCCTTCTACACCTGTACCAACTAGATTCACTACCACAGAGGATGTTTCAATTGAACAGTTAACTACTGAACacctaacctctgacccactgactACTGAACCTGTTCAAAACACTCCTTCTACACCTGTACCAACTAGATTCACTACCACAGAGGATGTTTCAATTGAACAGTTACTTGCTGAAAATCAAACTACAGATCAAGTGACTATTGGTTACTTACCTAAAAGTGCTTCTACTGCACCTGTCCAAAACATTCCCTCATCGTCTGTACCAGATACATTCACTACCACAAAGCAAGTTTCAACTGAACAGTTAACTACTCAACACGTAACTACACAACATGAAACTACTGTACCTGTTCAAAGCATTATCTCATCGTCTGCACCAACTACCACAGAACATGCTTCAAATGAAATGTTAACTACTGAACACGTGACCTCTGACCCACTGACTACTGTACCTGTTCAAAGCATTATCTCATTGTCTGCACCaacctctgacccactgactACTGTACCTGTTCAAAGCATTATCTCATTGTCTGCACCAACTACCACAGAACATGCTTCAACTGAAATGTTAACTACTGGATACTCAACTAGAGAGGAAGCAACTACTGGTTACTTACCTACAAGTGCTTCTGCTTCAAATGTCCAAAACAGTCCCTCAACACCAGTACCAACCACATTCAACACAACAGAACATGTTTCAACTGAACacctaacctctgacccactgactACTGTACCTGTTCAAAAACCAACTACATCCAATACCATAGAACATGCTTCACCTGAAATGTTAGCTACTAGATACTCAACTAGAGAGAAAGTGACTACTGGTTACTTATCTACAAGTGCTTCTACTGTCCCTGTCAAAAACAGTCCCTCAACACCAGTACCAAATACATTCAATACCACAGAACTTGCTTCAACTGAAATGTTAACTACTGAACACCTAACCTCTGACCTACTGACTACTGTACCTGTTCAAAACAACCCCTCAACACCAGTACAAACTACATTCAACACCACAGAACATGCTTCAACTGAACACCTAACCTCTCACCCACTGACTACTGTACCTGTTCAAAAACCAACTACATCCAATACCACAGTGCATGTTTCTACTGAACacctaacctctgacccactgactACTGTACCTGTTCAAAAGCCAACTACATTCAATACCACGGTAAATGTTACTAAACAGTTGACTACTGAACGCCTAACGTCTGACCAAGCGACTATTGTACCTGTTCAAAGCAATATCTCAATGCCTGTACCAACTTCATTGATTTCCACAGAACATGCTTCAACTGAACAGTTAGCTAATGAACACCTAACCTCTGACCCAGCAACTCCTGTACCTGTTCAAAGCAATATCTCAATGCCTGTAGCAACTACATTAACTAGAGAGCAAGCAACTACTGGTTACATACCTACAAGCGCTACTTTCAAAACCACAGTGCGTGTTTCTACTGAACACACAAGCTCTGATCAAGCAATTACTGCACCTGTCCAAAACACTCCTTCTACACCTGTACCAACTAGATTCACTACCACAGAGCAAGTGACTACTAGTTACATACCTACAAGTGCCTCGACCGCACCTGTCCAAAACACTCGCTCATCGTCTGTACAAACTACATTCAATTCCACAGAACATACTTCACCAGAACAGTTAACTACTGAACACCTAACCTCTGGCCCACTGACTACTGTACCTGTTAAAAAACCAACTACATCCAATACCACAGTGCGTGTTTCTACTGGACAGCTGTCTACCAGACtcctaacctctgacccactgactACTGTACCTGTTCAAAAACCAACTACATCCAATACCACAGTGCGTGTTTCAACTGAAGAGGCAACTCCTGAACGCTCAACCGCTAACCAAGCCACTACTGCTTACTTACCTGCAACAACTGTACCTGTTGGAAACACTCCCTCAACACCAGTACCAACTACGTTCAATACCACAGTGCATATTTCTACTGAACACCTAACCTCTGACCCAGTGACTACTGTACCTGTTCAAAACAGTCCCTCAACGTCTATACCAACTACATTCAATAGAACAGACCAAGTTTCAACTGAACAGTTAACTACTGAACACCTAAATACAGAAAGTGCACCTACTGTACCTTTTCAAAGTGTTATCTCATCGTCTGCACCAACTACCACAGAACATGCTTCAACTGAACAGTTAGCTACTGAACACCTAACCTCTGACCCAGCAACTCCTGTACCTTTTCAAAGCGTTATCTCATCGTCTGCACCAACTGCCACAGAACATGCTTCAACTGAAATGTTAACTACTGAACACTCAACTACAGAGAAAGTGACTACTGATTTCTCACCTACAAGAGCTTCTAATGCTAATGTCCAAAACATTTCCTCAACGTCTTTACCAAGTACATTTAATACCACAGTGCATGTTTCAACTGAAGAGGCGACTACTAAACACCTTACTACTGAGAATGTAAAACATCAATCAACAACTGAGACTGCCGACACAGAAATGCAACACAGCATTACACAAGTGACTACTGAACATACTTCTGCCCTACATATAACCACAGTGGCTGAGACTGCTCCATACAGTACTACAGAGCCTGTCAGTCTCTCCACTGTTATGCCAAATGAATACAGTCAAGGTTTAAGTCCAG GCAACCTGATATTGATCCATGAGAACATGACGTGGAACGAGGCCCTGAGCTACTGCAGAGAGCACCATGTTGACCTGGTCTCGATCACTACAGAGCTGCTTCAGTACTGGGTGACAGAGAGGGCTGCCAACGCCACCTCATCCCACGTCTGGGTGGGCCTGCGCTTCACCTGTTCATTCCACTTCTGGTTCTGGATCAGGTCTGATGCAGGCTGCTACCAGAACTGGGCCCCCGGGCACGGCTCAGACAGCCAGCAGGACTGTGGGATTGCAGGGGCTGTAGAGACCACCGGGAGGCAGCAATGGGTTAGTCTGGAGGAGAACCAGAGGCTCAACTTCATCTGCTACAAATGTTCTGGGGACAGTGGTGAGGGGTTGATACATCCCTGA